The following coding sequences lie in one Rhodohalobacter barkolensis genomic window:
- a CDS encoding carbon-nitrogen hydrolase has product MIIVKFSAIQNSCTTDLEENLNKAESLIRKSASNGADVIALQELFSTTYFCREIDQKYFNWAEPIPGPITERFSRLAAELEIVLLLPMFERKAAGVYFNTMVVFEKDGTILGTYRKMHIPDDPGFYEKYYFTPGDKGYKVFDTSAGKIGALICWDQWFPEAARLAALEGAEILVYPTAIGTLPEESDTEKREFMDAWLTIQRSHAIANGCFVAGINRVGVESGTKFWGNSFVAGPFGQILAQAGENEEILSVHLDLSSIEKQRQTWPFFRDRRIDSYKDLLKRFK; this is encoded by the coding sequence CTGATCATTGTGAAATTTTCTGCAATACAAAATAGCTGTACGACTGACCTCGAAGAGAATCTCAATAAAGCCGAATCATTAATCAGGAAATCAGCTTCGAACGGGGCAGACGTCATTGCTCTGCAGGAGCTATTTTCCACTACATATTTTTGTCGTGAGATAGATCAGAAATATTTCAACTGGGCGGAGCCTATTCCGGGACCTATTACCGAACGGTTTAGCCGTTTAGCTGCTGAGCTTGAGATCGTTCTTTTACTTCCAATGTTCGAAAGGAAGGCGGCCGGAGTTTATTTCAACACCATGGTTGTATTTGAAAAGGACGGAACCATTTTAGGAACGTACCGGAAAATGCATATTCCTGATGACCCGGGCTTTTATGAAAAGTATTATTTCACACCCGGTGATAAAGGGTACAAAGTGTTTGACACTTCGGCCGGTAAAATCGGGGCCCTGATTTGCTGGGATCAATGGTTTCCTGAAGCTGCTCGCCTTGCTGCTTTAGAAGGTGCAGAAATTTTGGTCTATCCAACCGCAATTGGAACACTTCCTGAAGAGAGTGATACTGAGAAACGTGAGTTTATGGATGCATGGCTGACGATTCAACGAAGTCATGCCATTGCTAACGGTTGTTTTGTTGCCGGAATCAATAGGGTTGGAGTGGAATCCGGCACAAAATTCTGGGGCAACTCATTTGTAGCCGGACCATTTGGACAGATCCTTGCTCAGGCCGGTGAGAATGAAGAGATTTTGTCTGTTCATCTTGACCTGTCTTCTATAGAAAAGCAGCGTCAAACATGGCCATTTTTCAGAGATCGCAGAATCGATTCGTATAAAGATTTGCTAAAGCGTTTTAAGTAA
- the leuS gene encoding leucine--tRNA ligase codes for MSSYDPSKVETRWQKYWLENKTFKTPENQDKPKYYILDMFPYPSGSGLHVGHPEGYTATDILARYKRMKGFNVLHPIGWDAFGLPAEQYAVKTGTHPRDTTEKNINRFREQLQMLGFSYDWDREVNTTDPDYYKWTQWIFLQLYNKGLAYEDEVPVNWCPELGTVLANEEVIDGKSEVGGFPVIRKPMRQWVLKITEYAERLLEDLDDLEWPDSTKEMQRNWIGKSIGAELDFQVKEYDDKIRVFTTRPDTIFGATYMVLAPEHHLVNKITTDDQREEIEKYVDEAANKSDLERQEVKNKTGVFTGAYAINPVNGKEIPIWVADYVLAHYGTGAIMAVPAQDERDWEFAEKFDLPIVRTVQPPEDFDGKAYTGEGPAINSDFLNDLEIAEAKEKITDWLEKNGVGKKSVNFKLRDWLFSRQRYWGEPFPIIHVDGDPKPVPESELPVTLPEVDDFQPTKSGEPPLARAEDWVKTTDPETGKEALRETNTMPQWAGSCWYYLRYISPDFDGGPVEADEEKYWMPVDLYVGGAEHSVLHLLYARFWHKVLYDCGVVSTKEPFQKLVHQGMILGEMEYTVFEKDGKTISADEAEELNDVQRVPLSESDVEKKGDRFVMKGTEITVEARAHKMSKSRGNVINPDDVVDEYGADSLRLYEMFMGPLEQVKPWSTKGVEGVNRFLNRSWRLFLGDGEEEKLNVNDTEPNKDQLKVLHEAIKKVTEDVENMRFNTAISALMIFVNEANQWDSLPREIAEDYILLLSPFAPHVAEELWSKMGHDESLAYEDWPVLKEEYLKSDTIEYPVQINGKVREQIQVPADKAKDKEFVIGLAKQQEKVQKYLDGSTIVKEIFVPGRIINLVVKPN; via the coding sequence ATGAGTTCGTACGATCCTTCAAAAGTTGAGACCCGCTGGCAAAAATATTGGCTGGAAAATAAAACATTCAAAACACCGGAAAATCAAGACAAGCCAAAATATTATATCCTGGATATGTTTCCCTATCCAAGCGGTTCCGGATTGCACGTTGGTCACCCGGAAGGTTATACTGCTACAGATATTTTAGCTCGATACAAGAGAATGAAGGGGTTCAATGTGTTACACCCGATTGGATGGGACGCTTTTGGCTTGCCTGCTGAGCAGTATGCAGTTAAAACCGGTACACATCCGCGAGATACTACCGAGAAGAATATCAACCGGTTTAGAGAGCAGCTTCAAATGCTTGGCTTTTCGTATGATTGGGATCGCGAAGTGAACACCACTGACCCTGACTATTATAAATGGACGCAATGGATCTTTCTGCAGCTTTACAATAAAGGGCTGGCATATGAAGATGAAGTACCGGTTAATTGGTGTCCGGAGCTTGGAACCGTACTTGCCAATGAAGAAGTGATTGACGGTAAAAGTGAAGTAGGCGGGTTTCCGGTAATTCGAAAACCGATGCGGCAATGGGTATTGAAGATCACAGAGTACGCCGAGCGTCTTTTGGAAGATCTGGATGACCTTGAGTGGCCGGATTCAACCAAAGAAATGCAGCGGAACTGGATTGGCAAGTCAATAGGGGCAGAACTTGATTTTCAAGTGAAAGAGTATGATGACAAAATTCGAGTGTTCACAACTCGACCGGATACGATATTTGGTGCAACATACATGGTTCTTGCTCCCGAACATCATTTGGTTAATAAAATAACAACTGATGATCAGCGAGAAGAAATAGAGAAGTACGTTGATGAAGCGGCTAATAAATCTGACCTCGAACGCCAGGAAGTGAAAAACAAAACCGGTGTTTTCACCGGAGCCTATGCCATTAATCCGGTCAACGGAAAAGAGATTCCAATTTGGGTTGCCGACTATGTTTTGGCCCATTACGGAACAGGAGCAATTATGGCTGTTCCTGCTCAAGATGAGAGAGATTGGGAGTTTGCTGAAAAATTTGATCTTCCAATCGTCCGAACCGTTCAACCTCCTGAGGATTTTGACGGAAAAGCATACACGGGTGAAGGTCCGGCCATAAATAGTGACTTTTTGAACGACCTTGAAATTGCTGAAGCAAAAGAGAAAATCACGGACTGGCTGGAGAAAAATGGGGTTGGGAAAAAGAGTGTGAACTTTAAACTTCGCGATTGGCTGTTCTCACGTCAGCGTTACTGGGGTGAACCATTCCCAATTATTCATGTTGATGGAGACCCCAAACCGGTTCCCGAATCAGAACTTCCGGTAACCTTGCCCGAAGTAGATGATTTTCAACCGACAAAATCAGGTGAACCTCCACTAGCACGAGCTGAAGACTGGGTGAAAACCACAGACCCTGAAACGGGAAAAGAAGCACTTCGCGAAACGAATACCATGCCGCAGTGGGCCGGGTCTTGCTGGTACTACCTCAGGTACATCAGTCCGGATTTTGACGGGGGCCCGGTAGAAGCCGATGAGGAGAAGTATTGGATGCCGGTTGATCTCTATGTAGGCGGTGCCGAGCACTCTGTGCTTCATCTGCTTTATGCACGTTTCTGGCACAAAGTACTCTATGATTGTGGAGTGGTAAGCACCAAAGAACCGTTTCAAAAACTGGTACACCAGGGGATGATTCTCGGTGAAATGGAATACACGGTATTTGAAAAAGATGGAAAAACCATATCGGCAGATGAAGCTGAAGAACTCAATGATGTTCAGCGTGTTCCATTGTCTGAGTCTGATGTTGAGAAGAAGGGCGACCGATTTGTTATGAAAGGTACCGAGATCACAGTAGAAGCCCGTGCTCATAAAATGTCGAAATCACGCGGTAACGTTATTAATCCCGATGATGTGGTGGATGAGTATGGAGCCGATTCCCTCCGCCTTTATGAGATGTTTATGGGGCCGCTTGAACAAGTGAAACCCTGGAGTACCAAAGGGGTTGAAGGTGTAAATCGATTTTTAAACAGATCATGGAGACTTTTCCTTGGGGATGGCGAAGAAGAAAAGTTGAATGTGAACGACACTGAGCCCAATAAGGACCAGCTTAAAGTACTGCACGAAGCGATAAAAAAAGTCACAGAAGATGTGGAGAATATGCGTTTCAATACGGCTATTTCCGCTTTGATGATTTTTGTGAATGAGGCGAATCAATGGGATTCCTTACCCAGAGAGATTGCTGAAGATTATATTTTGTTGCTTTCTCCATTTGCACCTCACGTGGCAGAAGAATTGTGGAGTAAAATGGGGCATGATGAAAGCCTCGCTTATGAAGACTGGCCTGTTCTCAAAGAGGAATACCTTAAGAGCGATACCATTGAGTATCCGGTACAGATCAATGGAAAAGTTAGAGAGCAGATACAGGTTCCGGCTGATAAAGCCAAGGATAAAGAGTTTGTGATTGGCCTGGCCAAGCAGCAGGAGAAAGTTCAAAAATATCTGGATGGATCAACCATAGTAAAAGAGATCTTTGTACCTGGCAGAATTATTAACCTTGTTGTTAAACCCAACTGA
- the der gene encoding ribosome biogenesis GTPase Der, translating to MNPTVSIVGRPNVGKSTLFNRLIGRRKAIVHDEYGVTRDRHYGESFWNGRNFTVVDTGGYLPNEEDVITAGIREQVHLAMDESDVILFVVDTESGISSLDQSVANMLRKQEKPVFLVVNKADNEQKTMEAVEFYSLGFDEIYPVSAISGTGTGDLLDKVVEKLPPEEPESNEPKYPKIAFVGRPNVGKSSLMNSLLKSDRCLVTDIPGTTRDSINSHLEYEGKNYIIVDTAGLRKKAKVKENIEFYSTVRTNRAIKEADVVVLMLDANQGFDDQDKRILREAENFNKGIVIALNKWDIVPEKDTNLLKEFHTYIYSKVPTMKYVPIISISALTGQRIEKVISTAEKVIQERKKEISTPQLNNFIEALLKERALPVKRGRKLKIQYAVQVKSNPPVFKFFMNNPQELPPNYRRFIESKLREEYGFEGVPITMVFRQK from the coding sequence ATGAATCCAACAGTATCAATCGTTGGCCGACCCAATGTAGGAAAATCTACACTATTTAACCGCCTGATCGGAAGAAGAAAAGCAATTGTTCACGATGAATACGGTGTAACCAGAGATCGCCACTATGGTGAGAGTTTTTGGAATGGACGGAATTTCACAGTTGTAGACACCGGTGGCTACCTTCCAAACGAGGAGGATGTCATTACAGCCGGTATCAGAGAACAGGTACATCTGGCTATGGATGAATCGGATGTAATTCTTTTTGTGGTAGATACAGAAAGCGGAATCAGTTCACTGGACCAATCGGTGGCAAACATGCTTCGAAAGCAGGAAAAACCTGTTTTTCTTGTAGTCAATAAAGCAGATAACGAGCAAAAAACCATGGAAGCTGTGGAGTTTTACAGTCTTGGGTTTGATGAAATTTATCCTGTTTCTGCAATTAGCGGTACAGGAACCGGTGACCTTCTCGATAAAGTAGTTGAAAAACTTCCGCCTGAAGAACCTGAATCTAATGAACCCAAATATCCCAAGATTGCTTTCGTAGGCCGTCCTAATGTAGGTAAAAGCAGCTTGATGAACTCACTTCTGAAAAGTGATCGCTGTCTGGTTACGGATATCCCCGGAACAACACGCGATTCGATTAACAGTCATCTCGAGTACGAAGGAAAGAATTATATCATCGTTGATACTGCCGGTTTACGGAAAAAGGCTAAAGTAAAAGAGAATATTGAATTTTACAGCACCGTACGAACCAACAGGGCAATCAAAGAAGCAGATGTTGTTGTATTGATGCTGGATGCAAATCAGGGATTTGACGACCAGGATAAAAGAATTCTACGTGAAGCAGAAAACTTCAATAAAGGAATCGTTATAGCTTTGAATAAATGGGATATTGTTCCGGAAAAGGACACGAATTTACTCAAAGAGTTTCATACTTATATCTATAGCAAAGTCCCCACAATGAAGTATGTGCCCATCATTTCAATTTCAGCATTGACCGGACAACGGATTGAGAAGGTAATTTCCACAGCTGAGAAAGTAATACAGGAGCGGAAAAAAGAGATCTCAACGCCACAACTGAACAACTTTATTGAAGCCTTACTGAAGGAGAGAGCTTTGCCGGTAAAACGCGGAAGAAAGCTTAAAATTCAATATGCAGTTCAGGTTAAGAGTAATCCACCTGTGTTTAAATTTTTTATGAACAATCCTCAGGAATTACCGCCGAACTATAGACGTTTTATTGAAAGTAAATTGAGAGAAGAATATGGTTTTGAGGGAGTACCGATTACGATGGTATTTCGTCAAAAATAA
- the pckA gene encoding phosphoenolpyruvate carboxykinase (ATP): protein MKIDYKNQPKSNVGLDYLGLKNTENALWNLNPSQLYEQALKNGEAKLTDKMVLLVQTGKYTGRSPKDKFLVEQPSINDDIDWGPINQPISEGVFENLHKKVVDYLDGEKLYVKDLYAGADPNYRLNVRIVSEAAYHGLFSHNMFINPTDDELKTHKPQFTVLAAPNFEADPEVDGTRSKTFILCNFEKKIILIGGTLYSGEVKKGIFAVMNYLLPKKNVMAMHCSANMDKDGKTAVFFGLSGTGKTTLSADASKTLIGDDEHGWSDDGIFNVEGGCYAKTINLSRENEPEIFQTTQMPGTILENVVLDKNRVPDFSDDSLTQNTRCAYPINYIPNASETGRGGHPKNVIFLTADAFGVLPPISKLTPEQAMYHFISGYTAKVAGTERGVTEPQATFSACFGAPFMPLHPTVYAELLADKIRKHNSNVWLVNTGWTGGMYGVGNRMKLSHTRKMLNEALEGNLDDVEFITEPVFGLQMPKSVPGVPDTVLQPKQTWSDKDAYDKKAAELANMFKENFKKFSDQASEELLAAGPNI from the coding sequence ATGAAAATCGACTACAAAAATCAGCCAAAAAGCAATGTTGGGCTCGATTATCTTGGACTAAAAAATACAGAAAACGCGCTTTGGAACCTGAACCCATCACAACTATACGAGCAAGCTTTAAAAAACGGAGAGGCGAAATTAACAGACAAAATGGTTCTTCTGGTTCAGACCGGTAAATATACCGGCCGTTCTCCGAAAGATAAATTTTTGGTTGAACAGCCATCAATCAATGATGATATCGATTGGGGACCTATCAATCAGCCTATTTCTGAAGGTGTATTTGAAAATCTTCATAAGAAAGTTGTTGATTACCTGGATGGAGAAAAATTGTATGTGAAAGATCTTTATGCAGGCGCAGACCCTAACTATAGGCTAAATGTCCGTATTGTAAGTGAGGCCGCTTATCATGGATTGTTTTCACACAATATGTTTATCAATCCAACAGACGATGAACTTAAAACTCATAAACCGCAATTTACGGTACTGGCTGCTCCTAATTTTGAAGCAGATCCTGAAGTTGATGGAACTCGTTCTAAAACATTTATACTCTGTAATTTTGAGAAAAAAATTATTCTTATCGGGGGCACTCTTTACTCAGGTGAAGTTAAAAAGGGAATCTTTGCTGTGATGAACTACTTGCTGCCTAAGAAAAATGTAATGGCTATGCACTGTTCTGCAAACATGGATAAAGATGGTAAAACAGCGGTCTTTTTTGGGCTATCCGGTACCGGTAAAACCACTCTTTCTGCAGATGCAAGTAAAACACTGATTGGTGACGACGAGCATGGCTGGAGCGATGATGGGATCTTTAATGTAGAAGGTGGATGTTATGCCAAAACCATCAATCTGTCACGAGAAAATGAGCCTGAAATTTTTCAGACAACTCAAATGCCCGGTACAATATTGGAAAATGTAGTACTGGATAAGAATAGGGTCCCCGATTTTAGTGATGACAGCCTTACGCAAAATACACGTTGTGCTTACCCTATAAACTATATTCCAAATGCAAGCGAAACCGGACGCGGTGGTCATCCCAAAAATGTAATTTTTCTTACAGCTGATGCATTCGGCGTACTCCCTCCTATCTCTAAACTGACTCCTGAACAGGCAATGTATCATTTCATTAGTGGGTACACAGCCAAAGTCGCAGGAACAGAACGTGGAGTTACGGAACCTCAAGCCACATTTTCGGCATGTTTTGGAGCCCCATTTATGCCACTGCATCCCACAGTTTATGCAGAACTGCTTGCTGATAAAATCAGAAAGCACAATTCAAACGTTTGGTTGGTAAACACCGGTTGGACCGGCGGAATGTATGGCGTAGGTAACAGAATGAAGCTTTCTCACACTCGAAAGATGCTTAATGAAGCACTGGAAGGAAATCTGGATGATGTGGAATTCATTACAGAACCGGTTTTTGGACTTCAAATGCCAAAATCCGTTCCAGGAGTACCGGATACTGTACTTCAGCCAAAACAGACATGGTCTGATAAAGATGCTTATGACAAAAAAGCAGCTGAGTTGGCGAATATGTTTAAAGAGAACTTTAAGAAATTTAGCGACCAGGCGAGTGAAGAGCTTCTGGCAGCAGGTCCTAATATCTAA
- the deoC gene encoding deoxyribose-phosphate aldolase, with the protein MNSNNIPDFNSTVSIDKVGVEERVSRLNKRSIKKDSKKQALKLALSMIDLTTLEGKDSEGKVIQLCSKARTPYAPMPDLPSVAAVCVYPSMVKTAKNALKGTSIHVASVATAFPSGMAPLKVKLEDTKFAVDAGADEIDMVISRGEFLKGNYNIVFDEIATIKEACGDAHLKVILETGELETYENVRKASDLAMYAGADFIKTSTGKISPAATQPVTLVMLEAIRDYYQATGKMIGMKPAGGIRKAKQALQYLVLVKETLGAAWLSPDWFRFGASSLTNDLLMQIVKQETGVYQSSTYFSND; encoded by the coding sequence ATGAATAGTAATAACATTCCGGATTTTAACAGTACCGTATCGATTGACAAAGTTGGTGTGGAAGAACGTGTAAGCCGACTTAATAAAAGAAGTATCAAAAAAGATTCGAAGAAACAGGCTTTGAAACTTGCCTTAAGTATGATTGACCTGACAACACTTGAGGGAAAAGATTCCGAAGGAAAAGTGATTCAGCTTTGTAGTAAAGCCCGTACACCCTACGCCCCAATGCCGGATTTACCATCTGTTGCCGCTGTATGTGTTTACCCAAGTATGGTTAAAACAGCTAAAAATGCCTTAAAAGGTACATCTATTCATGTTGCCAGTGTCGCTACCGCTTTTCCAAGTGGAATGGCTCCTTTAAAAGTAAAACTAGAGGATACTAAATTTGCAGTTGATGCAGGTGCTGATGAAATCGATATGGTTATTTCCCGGGGTGAATTTCTAAAGGGTAATTACAATATTGTTTTTGATGAAATTGCCACCATAAAAGAAGCTTGTGGAGATGCACATCTGAAAGTGATTCTTGAGACCGGTGAACTTGAAACGTACGAAAATGTTCGGAAAGCCAGTGATCTGGCCATGTATGCCGGTGCTGATTTTATTAAAACTTCAACCGGAAAAATATCGCCTGCAGCCACTCAACCCGTTACTCTTGTGATGCTTGAAGCTATCCGAGACTATTATCAGGCTACCGGAAAAATGATTGGTATGAAACCTGCCGGTGGAATTCGAAAGGCAAAACAAGCCTTACAGTACCTGGTTCTGGTTAAAGAAACACTTGGCGCTGCATGGTTATCTCCCGATTGGTTTAGGTTTGGGGCAAGTTCCTTAACGAATGATCTCTTGATGCAGATCGTGAAACAGGAAACCGGAGTCTATCAAAGTTCAACCTATTTTTCAAATGATTAA
- a CDS encoding tRNA-binding protein — protein sequence MKTITWEQFENVVFRVGTILEADDFPEAHKPSYQLRVDFGPEIGIKKSSAQITDLYSKNDLIGKQVIAVVNFPPKQIGPIMSECLITGFYREDGSVVLAVPDKNIQNGARLG from the coding sequence TTGAAGACGATAACCTGGGAGCAGTTTGAAAATGTGGTATTTCGGGTAGGGACAATACTGGAAGCGGATGATTTTCCAGAAGCTCACAAACCTTCCTATCAGCTTCGGGTCGATTTTGGCCCGGAGATCGGTATCAAGAAGTCGAGTGCTCAAATCACAGATCTCTATTCAAAGAATGATCTGATTGGAAAACAGGTTATTGCGGTGGTTAATTTTCCGCCCAAACAGATCGGTCCAATCATGTCGGAATGTTTGATCACGGGTTTTTACAGAGAAGATGGAAGTGTGGTCCTTGCCGTGCCTGATAAAAATATTCAGAACGGTGCGCGATTAGGCTGA
- a CDS encoding ATP-dependent helicase: MKKFVLSRDDLNPSDYSIEYEELLNEAQYSAVMHDRGPVLLVAGAGTGKTRTLVYRVARLVESGVDPSQILLLTFTRRSAHEMLRRASQILDERCQRVEGGTFHHYCSKLLHLNAESIGYPENFTIIDASDAMDAIHLVRSRMDIPKEQKRFPKKLTLYSIISSSINKQRSIRQTIEDEYPQFISHLEKIDELNSKYQDYKELNYVMDFDDLLVKTRDLLLNNDEIRTQVASKNRHVLVDEYQDTNALQAELTRLLSSYHKNVMAVGDDAQSIYSFRGADHKNMMRFPELFENTKIIKLEENYRSTQRILDVANRVLEEAQEKFDKKLYTNNEQGDLPGLVKAANMNDQSRFLTQMILNLREQGSELSDIAVLFRNGRDSFDLEVMLNKKDIPYIKYGGQKFTEAAHVKDVLAHLRVLLNPKDAISWNRILLLIDGIGPKTAEDLFSWAHQNGNPFRPENAPNISERYLTQLKALGDLFSKLKQLKGSVPEQLQAVVDYYSVFCKKRFDDHPKRMKDLETFVDISGTYRSLETMVEEIALDPIEATAIETEASQKDESPLILSTIHSAKGLEWRTVFLIQCLDGILPSGYALDDEDQLDEEVRLLYVAVTRAKEQLFITYPALFQSRYGDYFSNPSRFIDELSDELIEPWLLVEDNEASQQSQIEDKKDRLEN, encoded by the coding sequence ATGAAAAAGTTTGTACTCTCCAGGGATGATCTAAATCCTTCCGACTACAGTATTGAATATGAAGAGCTGCTCAATGAGGCTCAATACTCTGCGGTAATGCACGATCGGGGTCCGGTACTTTTGGTTGCAGGTGCAGGTACGGGAAAAACACGAACACTTGTCTATCGGGTTGCTCGTTTGGTAGAAAGTGGTGTTGATCCATCCCAGATTTTGCTCCTGACTTTTACTCGTCGTTCAGCTCATGAAATGTTGCGCAGGGCCAGTCAGATATTGGATGAGCGCTGCCAAAGGGTAGAGGGAGGAACTTTTCATCACTACTGCAGCAAATTACTACACCTGAATGCAGAAAGTATCGGCTACCCGGAAAATTTTACAATCATTGATGCATCAGATGCAATGGATGCTATTCATTTGGTGCGAAGCCGGATGGACATCCCTAAAGAGCAAAAACGATTTCCAAAGAAGTTAACTCTGTACTCAATTATTAGCAGTTCTATTAATAAACAACGATCTATTAGGCAGACGATTGAAGATGAATATCCGCAGTTTATTTCACACTTAGAAAAAATTGATGAGTTAAATTCTAAATATCAGGACTACAAAGAGTTAAACTATGTAATGGACTTTGATGACCTGCTTGTAAAAACCCGGGATCTGCTTCTTAATAATGATGAAATAAGAACACAGGTTGCATCAAAGAATCGGCATGTTCTGGTGGATGAGTATCAAGATACTAATGCACTTCAAGCCGAACTAACACGGTTGCTAAGCAGCTATCATAAGAATGTGATGGCGGTAGGAGATGATGCCCAGAGTATTTACTCTTTTCGGGGTGCAGATCATAAAAATATGATGCGTTTCCCTGAACTTTTTGAAAATACCAAAATCATAAAACTGGAAGAAAACTATCGTTCAACCCAGCGAATCCTTGATGTTGCCAACAGAGTATTAGAAGAAGCACAGGAAAAGTTTGATAAAAAGCTTTACACCAATAATGAACAAGGTGACCTTCCGGGATTAGTGAAAGCGGCGAATATGAACGATCAAAGCCGCTTTTTAACCCAGATGATTCTTAATCTCCGGGAGCAGGGATCTGAGCTCAGCGACATTGCAGTACTATTCAGAAATGGACGCGATTCTTTTGATCTGGAAGTTATGCTGAACAAAAAGGATATTCCTTATATAAAATATGGGGGGCAAAAATTTACGGAAGCCGCCCATGTAAAAGATGTCTTGGCACATCTTCGGGTTTTGCTCAATCCAAAGGATGCAATTTCCTGGAATCGGATATTACTGTTAATTGATGGAATAGGTCCTAAAACAGCAGAAGATCTTTTTTCGTGGGCTCATCAAAACGGAAATCCTTTTAGACCGGAAAATGCTCCCAACATTAGTGAACGGTATTTAACTCAATTAAAAGCTTTAGGCGATCTCTTTTCAAAATTAAAACAACTAAAAGGATCTGTACCCGAACAGCTGCAGGCTGTTGTAGATTACTACTCAGTATTTTGTAAAAAGCGGTTCGATGATCATCCCAAACGGATGAAGGACCTGGAGACCTTTGTTGATATCTCAGGAACATACCGATCACTCGAAACCATGGTAGAGGAGATCGCGTTGGATCCAATTGAAGCAACAGCAATTGAAACGGAAGCTTCACAGAAGGATGAAAGCCCATTGATTTTAAGCACAATTCACTCAGCCAAAGGATTAGAGTGGCGAACAGTATTTCTTATTCAGTGCCTGGATGGAATTTTACCATCGGGTTATGCATTGGACGATGAGGATCAGCTTGATGAGGAAGTGAGGTTGCTTTACGTAGCCGTAACACGTGCTAAAGAGCAGCTTTTCATTACATATCCGGCACTTTTTCAAAGTCGATATGGTGATTATTTTTCCAATCCTTCTCGTTTTATAGATGAGTTATCCGACGAATTGATTGAGCCCTGGTTACTTGTTGAGGATAACGAAGCCTCACAACAGTCTCAGATCGAGGATAAAAAAGATAGGCTCGAGAATTAA